ttaaaaatgctttcaaaatataATTCTTATAAGAATAATAACTCTGTTTTACTTggccagggttgaaatgctcccagtttggaccagattgcccgatccggtagcgatggcggcgggtaattgggagaaccagtagcaaaaatccctgcccctcccccatgcccagcagagctgcacaatcatcagaggttttgttttttacttttaaaagtaaaaacttttggctgaaaagatgcttttaaaatttaaaaaagaaagcctctgatgctcatgcggctcagctggaatcgtcagaggcttttaaaagcatttttttaacaacttcttcggctgaagtggtggtagaaaaaatgcttttaaaaggctcctctgacaatcccagctgagttgcctgatcatcagaagctttttttttcttttaaaggcaaaatgcttttaaaagttaaaaaatgctttcagcggaagaggttgtagaaaaaatgcttttaagagtaaaaaacaaagttggtcacgcccacctagtcacattgcacacaccccaccaagccatgcccacagaaccggtaataatttACTATGCAGATTGGAAGATTGTCAGGTATCCAAGtcacacccccaacgaaagaaaattcCGAGGCTtgggtttcctcaaagttccattttattaaagataacatattggcacatctgggaaaacctgaattccATCTTTTTTGTTGGGCCTTCAGATatgaacagtgttccatgcgctttGATGtattgtcatgctggccacatgaccacagaaatgattTTGATCAATGCTGGGTCCCTTAGCTAataaaaaggagatgagcactgtgaCTGGATGGGGAAACATTTATCTTTTATAAGAATAGATCTGTAAATCAGTTGcagtatttattttttgcattgccaaaaattgcaaaaaaaacccatgtTTTTCCAAAAAGGCTTATTACACTGTTCTGATAAAATTCTGTTTCCCACATTCCCAAATTAAACCATTCTTTAACTCATTAATTCATTATTatgaattaatattaattaattcattaatattAATGAATTACGGTAGATTTATACATATGGCTAATTATACATAtggctaataaaaaaattctgcagATGTTCTTTGTGGAATAGATACTAATGGCATAACCAATTGTGTGTGTTGAGCTTTCTGCATATTAAGAGCTTGTGGGCAAAAAAATCATGTCACAAGGTATTGCTCAGTAGCAACTTTATGGCtacaaaaaaatatatcataCAACTGTACCTGGATACTAAGGAGAAATGGTAGAAATCATTGGATAACAGAATAAAATTCCCATAGGTTGAAACATACAGGTTCATATCAGGCTGGCTCTGAGTCTTGGCAAACAATATACCTTTGGGCAAATAAATGACAATGTAATCTAAGACATAGAGAGGCACAgattctctccatttcttttcTACCATAGATATTTCTTCCTCGGCAGTCAAGATGGAGTAGAGATGGGTAGGTGAAAGGCTGAGGAGTGGGACGTAGGAGAAGGGTTGAATCTCTGGATTTTAAAATCAAGAATTCTTAGGAAAAGTTGCCAGCTAAGACTCAAAACAATGTACAGGAACTTCACTTTTTTTGTGAGATGCAGACCAGACCAGTAAAGCAATTCCACTTTATtgcaaagctacattaacagaaccttGAAAAACGGGGGGGAAAACACAACCCTGAAAATTTATTCTCCTGCTCTTACCTTTATGACCTGATAATAATAGTATTACTCAACagttactcaatagtagtaactgtgagagggatcttggagtcctagtggacaaccatttagatatgagacagcagtgtgcagcagctgcgaaaaagccaacacagttctgggctgcataaacagagggatagaatcaagaacacatgaagtgttaattccactttataatgccttggtaaggccacacttggaatattgcattcagttttggtcgccatgatgtaaaaaagatgtcgagactctagaaagagagcagagaaaagcaacaaagatgattaggggactggagactaaaacatgaagaatggttgcaggaattgggtatgtttaatgaaaagaaggactaggggagacatgatagcagtgttccaatatctcaggggttgccacaaagaagagggagtcaaactattctccaaagcacctgaaggcaagacaagaaacaatgggtgaaaactaatcaaggagagaagcaacttagagttaaggagaaatttcctgacagaacaattaatcagtggaacaacttgcctgcagaagtagtgaatgctccaacactgaaaatttttaagaaaatataggataaccatttgtctgaaatggtgtagggtttcctgtgtgggtagggggttggactagaagacctccaaggtcccttccaactctgttattattattattacaatttagAGAGGGTCGCTCCTGAGCGTCTTGCTCCATCCACTATGCAGTCGTGGCCTATGTTCCCGAGGTCATTTCTACATACCATTAACAGATGTTCATTACAGACAATTATACAGTAAGCCTTATATTTGTGAAGAGCCTAGTGTTGCTTCAGTCATGCCACTTAGAGGGTACCAATTTCATTAAGGAAGtgaaaatattcttattaaaatgaaaataaggaataagaaaaataactgaaataaggaaacagaagaaaaatgcCCAAATAATGCACACAAACTTTATTTCAAAGGCCTGTTAAACTTTATAAAAAGTAGAATTCTACTGCCTTGCATATTTTTAGATAAGAAGTACAATTTGTTTTCTGGGAAAGGATAACTGCTAGCCACAGTTTTTCATTCTTGTTGGTCATTTCAAAACATAAATTTACTAAGTATTAAATACTCAGGTTTACTCCCACTGAATGAGAAAGACATAACACTCATATCTGGAACAAACTTATCTTATATTGTGTTTTCTCTTCTTTCAGTCTTTAATATGAGTGGATACTGTTTTGAATTCTTTGAGCCAAAAGCAGAGTTTCTGTGCAGGCACAGTTCTCATCTATATACGTAGGAAAGAcggttcaaggaaaaacaattttATGGCAAGCTGATTTGTTTTGGGTATCCTGACTCTTTACCTTCATCTTTCAGTGTTTGGCtttctggcaaaaaaagaaaccaaaccaAAACCCTGAGGATCTTGGTACCACTGTCAGAATTCCATCCTTCTATCTCTCAAATCCAGAACTAAAAAACACATCAAACAGTTTCTTCACAAAGTTAAGTCCCATATGCATTGAATTTCCCTCATTTTAATATTGCAGAAGGTTTCAAATGTATAAAACACTCTTACTTTACTTCTGCCTTTATTCAATGTGAATAAATTGTGCATCAGCAAATCAGcaaaaatctatggagattctcagtcatccaagtcatggttgttctAAAGGTGGGTTTTtccacccccaaaaaaggcaactgggaattctttatttttctatgaaaacatttcatttctcaaccAACAAGCTTCCTCGGTTCTGAAGAAGATTTTCCTTGAATGAGAGGCTTAAtgccaaagaaaaacaaagtccagtttgaaaaagcacctttgggaaaaatcattaaaaagatCATAAATTGTACTTATATGAATATGGGGTTCTGCAGATGACTAAATGTGGGCTAGTTGTTGTGCATCTGAAATGAAGCCACATAACTACAGCAGGGTGCTGATCTTTGGAAGTAGATCATAAGTACCTTTAGAGGTTCCCTTGTAACATTGAATGGCtgctaagtgactggtcataagtcaatcaCTACAGTCAATCAGAAGTTAGAGAAATTAAAACCCTCCTCTTTGTTCCTAAAGTTTGGGTTACCCAACATTTGAAATGTTCAGTCAGGTGatccaatttttttatttcaaaatattttggctTGAATTCCGATCAGTCATTCTGATCATACTGGAGATGTTCTGTGCTTCAAGCAACATGAAGTCTTTTTTTACTGAGAACTTGAGCTTGAAATACTTCTGGAAGGGTCAGAAAAATTGAAGCAGAGTGTTTCAagctcaaaatatttcaaatccATAATGTTTTGTGCGTTCCTAATGCTGGATAGGTCAAGCATCATCAAGTTTAGAGCTTTTTGTTGGGAAGAGAAGAAGCcattatggaaaaagaaatatgttGGGACACCCATGAATTCTGTGTCTCACTGCTTAATCCCACTGGCTTTAGGGAATTGCCTTTCATATCTGTTTCAAAGACATTGGCCACTACAGAGACAATATCATCAGGAGCCCTGGCAGCTGGTGTTGCTATATCCTCTTTCCTTGTGATACTCATTTCTATCGCCCGGGCAAAACAAGGCCTTGTTCTATTATTTCTTCTCTCAATTTATCTTTCATCGCTCAACTATCCCAGTAATTTTAGGAACCTGGAATGCCCCCAAGAGGGTAAGGAAAGCTGACAATAGCCAGGATAATCCCTGTTGCCTTTTGTCTTTTTGCAGTTGTTGGGGCAGAGGTGAGAGCAACAAATGTCTTTAGCTATGTTTTCTAAAGAAGGCTGGCTCCACTCTGTGAAGTTGTGTTTCATTCCATTCTCCGGCCATCTTTTCAGTTCTTCTTATTTTGCTCTCTCTATTTAGATTTCTGTAGGTTTTGAGAATGCAGAGATTTTTGTTGTAGGTTCAATAATTGGGCAATCAAGTTTTAGCATGGAGTATTCAAATGCATTCAGTTTTCTCATCATTGCTCTAAGCTACAATGAGACGATTATAGGTGAGTACATAAGACCACATTATTTGTATGGTATGTATTTGTGTTTAGCTATTTAAAGGATAAGTAACTAGCCATTGTTACAGTGAAGTTGTCTGAAGGACAGGGTCTTAAGTCATGCATGATAGCTTGTTTAAACCTATGTTAACAGAATATGAATGGTACAGAGTAATGATTTAATATGTAAGTTATCTAAATAAATGAGTGGCCATTTTTCCACCATAGTCATTATTTTCTTTATAGATCTGGCAATCTACTACTGTAGTTAAtgccttaatttttaaaaaaaaatgacaagtacatttaaaacccaaataTTCTATctacaatcaatcagtcaatcatctATTGTTATTACAATCACAGACCagcaaataaaagcattaaaataataataataaaacatactGCGAATGGTAGTGGTTTAACAGTGTTTGCTTAATTTTACATATTGCGTTGCAGAAGCTGGCCATGTTGAGAAAAACTACTTCATACTAATCTGAAAACAGTACCTATATGTAAAAATGATCAGTATTTCCTACATATTTTATTAGGTTAATGTGTTATAAATTGAGTCTGGGAGTCCCTTATAGGAGATGCAGTATAGTACAAGGTGAGATATAGTTTCAATGGCAATTAAACATGACTCTTCTTATTCATGTATGGGACGTTTCTAAGGTAATCACAAACTTGTTTTACCATTGAGCGGGAATGATAAATGTTCCTCACTGAATGGCTATGGAGGTTCTcaaacatccaggtcatggttgtcccaaaggtggtttttttcttttctctaaaaggcaactgagcttttttggatttttttctttgaaaacctttCACTTTCAAGAACTGAACATCcaggaactgaagaagtttcttggatgagaagctatgAATTCTATTTTCAAAGAATAAAACAGTTTGCTTttagaaaaaagtacctttggttcCACATTGTATAAACttcacatttttttcatttttaaaaatgtatgtccAATAATCCCTTCTTGTCATgatgaaggggcttgcgtagctgaATGaaactatgagctatgccgtgcataGTTTATGACAATAAACATTTTCGTCTGTTCCTTCCATCCAGCAATTAAACGTTAGTAGTTCAGAAACCAGAGAAGCTTAAGATAAGAGCATGTACCAAAATCCTGCCTTAAATATCTCTCCAATATTCTTTCTATGGGCTTGATAACTATCAATTTTTCAAACTTTGTCTTGGAGATATTCACATGTCTTTGATATTTTTGTACCATATCTTTAGCATATAGGATATCTGCCACTCTGTTGTTGACAATCCCTCtgttttttgttcttcttttctagGAAAGATTTGGTTAGCAGTTGTGATCTTCCTGAGATTTATGGTGATATTTTTAGCAGCCTATCCTCTCTATCAAGATGAGCAAGAACGCTTCATCTGCAATACACTGCAACCAGGGTGCTCCAATGTATGTTATGATCTCTTTGCTCCAGTATCGCACTTTCGGTTCTGGTTGATTCAGAGTGTGTCCGTCCTCCTTCCTTATGTTATTTTTGGTGTCTATATATTACACGGTGTCGTCAGACACATTGTAAAGGCTGCTTCCTCCCCTTATTCTCAGTACAAAGAAATTAAGACTTTCTCTGGCTGCAAAATTTCAAAGAACTTCAAAAGTTtagcaaaaaagagaaaaattggcAGGAGAAATGAAATGGCTGCCCTGGATTTTTCCAGGGCTTATATAATTCATCTTATTGTGAGAATATTGCTAGAGGCTGGCTTTGGAACTGGTCATTACTAtctctttggattttttgttccGAAGCGTTTTTCCTGTGACCGCTTTCCTTGCACGAGTTTTGTTGATTGCTACATTTCCAGACCAACTGAAAAAACCATCATGATGCTTTTCATTTGGGGAATTGGtggcttctcctttcttcttagtCTTGTTGACCTAATCTTTGCTTTGCGGACCAATGGGGTAAGAAATCGTAGAAATAAGCTTCTGTTGCAAAAGTTCAACGCAGAAGAGGAAAATAGCCCTGACCTGCAGCAGGATATAAATCCAGGCAACATTCAACATGGAAGCATGGCCACCCCTGACGGTGGTGTGAAATGCTTGCTTGCTACAGAAGACTGTCCTTTTCCATCTACAATGACCCTTCAGCAGACAATTGGCTCTCATCTCAACAGTAACCATAATAAGCTATGTAATGAATCTTCCAATCAAGATCTGCTCTTCAATGAAGCTAAACAGCGGGAGAATCCATCTGAGCAATCAAGACATGAGCACCAGTCCTACTTTGTCAAAGAACCTTTGGCTTTTAAATCCCAAGAGTTCAAATCCCATCATAGTTCTCATTCATTTGCAAGTTATGACAAGCCCTCAGTTCATTATTCTACTCTGGAGAGAAAGACCTCTGATACTCAATCTATCTGTGATAGTTCTGAGTACTCAAAATCCAAAAAATCTGAATGGGTATAGAAAACCAGGAACCAATATAgtaattgggggggaaaaatctcaTGGACCATAAAATTAAAAGTGTCATCATTACGCCACCATTCCAATTAACTGGAATTCATTAGTTGAAAGAAGAGCTTTAAAAGAGTATACTTCAATATTAAATGAGGTTTTGGAATGGGATAAAACAGCTACTCCAGAAACTTGTAAAGATTATTTGTGACACTAGGTTCACTATTTCTGTTGTTtggtatctatttatcaaatGCTATAGAATTTaagggacacgatggctcagtagctaagatgttgATCTTGtggatcgaaaagtcggcaattcattggtttgaatccctagtgccacataatgggatgagctcctgttacttgtcccagcttctgccaatctagcagttcgaaagcacataaaaaatgcaaatagaaaaatagggaccacgtctgatgggaaggtaactgcgttccgtgcgcctttagcatCTAGTcataaccatggagacgtcttcggccaatgctggctttttggctttgaaacggagatgagcaccgcttcctagagtcgggaatgactagcacatatatgcaaggggaacctttacctttagttttaTGGAATTTAAGTGGTACATTTGCTCCTTCCTGGATGAAATATTGCTTAAATTCATTGTTTTAAAggagaaaatggaaaataatagggaaaaaattaaaaggtaaaatatttgTGTTCACTTTTGTATCATGGTATGGTCCATTGCATTGCAAGGGATGCTATAGCTCAGTGGTTaacacactgagcttgtcgatcgaaaggttggcagttcagtggttcgaatccctagtgccgcataatggggtgagctcccgttacttgtcccagcttctgccaacctaacagttcaaaagcacataaaaaatgcaagtagaaaaataggaaccacctttggtgggaaggtaacagcgttctgtgcacctctggtgtttagtcatgcctgccacatgactgcggagacatcttcggacagcgctggctcttcagctttgaaactaatgagcaccgccccctagagttgggaatgactagcatgtatgtgcaaggggaacctttaccttatgatcCATTGCAATCATAGTTCCTCCTTTTATGATATTACTGTGCTGCCATTATGGCTTTTGCATGAAGAAAAGGTCCTAGTTGCAACTCCCACTGAAAATAAAATGTTCCCACTGAAAATCCTGTTCTGTGTGTTCTCACCTGATTAGAGTTACAAATAGGGGGAAGGGTGTGTCTATTGTATTCCTCCATATATACTGTAATCGTGGGATAGTATGCCTTGTTCCATACAGAGTCTCAATTTTGAATCCAGAAAACCTCTATGCTAATAGGAGGGTGAAAATTTGAAGAGGATATTGGCCTTCTTCTCTAGAGTCACAAGGGTCTGTAAAGATCTTTAGTTCAAGTTATTTGGTACCTGAAAGAAAGCTTTTTGCAGCTGTTGATTTCCGAAAGCTAATTTATCATTTAACAAAGTTTACACTTTACGTGAAATGTTTTATCTGCGGTATTCtctatatcagtgtttctcatccttggaaattttaagaagtctgaagtccagacatctgaaagttgtcaagattgacaATCATTGATGTAGAGATATTGGCCTTCAACTCCAAGCCAAAAGATATAAAGCATGAGGAGAACACCAGGATGTGGAAGCTAGTTTAAACCTTGAAATACCGTAAACCGAAAGTAAGTTCAACCAGACATCTTAAAATCTTTAGTGCTTTATAGTATCTTCTGTCTTCGACCTTGAAACAGAAATGATTCGaaagtttgcaaaaaaaacaaataagtgCAGACTGAATTATATGGCAAAATGTACTGaaacaatctaatttttttttgttcccttttcaGTTCTGCTATTGAGACATAATTTTGGGCAATACTGATctcaatttaataaagaaatatttgtttgttgcttgttgaatttcattgatatacatatatatacatacacacacacacacacacacacacatatatatactgtatatatatatgtgtgtgttttctgaggtttatatatGGGTTTCCTCATTTGTTTCATGGTCACCAGCCAAAAGTCATGGAGAATGGAAAGTCTCCTTTCATTATTAAGTTCTTGTATGTACATATTAATATCTGGATTGgaatagagatagtccttgacttacatccattcatttagtgccatttgaagttacagtggcactggaaaaaaataacttacaaccagtccagtggtgggtttcaaattttgttactactggttctgtgggtgtggcttggtgggcatggcatggcttggtgggtgtggcttgggcgtggcaggggaaggatactgtaaaatctccattccctccccaatccaggggaaggatactgcaaaatcccatttcctcccgatcagctgggactcgggaggcagagaacagttgggggtggggccagtcataatttttcTTACCTGTTATCCGAACTattcaagatttccgctaccagttctccagaactggtcagaacctgctgaaacccacctctagaccACCTCCTAGCAGTTTCGGCCATTACAGCTAACTCTATTGTCACATGATTAAGATTCAGGCACTTGTCAACCAGTATGTATAtatgatggttgtagcatcccattgtcatgtgatttccatttgcaaacttcccagatagcttccagcaagcaaaatcaatgggggaagcagatttgcttaatgactatggcaGAAAAGGTCATACAATTGGGCAGGACTCACTAAACAATtggcttgcttagcaatggaaattctggtctcaattattgttgtaagttgaggactatctatacacaCAGATTTTACGATCCTCAGGAATGAGGCTCAACGTGTCctcctctattaaaaaaaaaaggggggggtcaaCCCAAACAAGAAAATAGGATCCAAATGCAGAATtgatttctatattttcattttgtttttctctttcaagCAAAGATTATGTACAAGTGAATTATAATATACCAGAAAAAGGAATTTGCTCCTTTTTTTTTGACAGTATAATTTAATTCCTAACCCTAAAAAGCTACTTGCAAAATGGAAAGTATTATTCAATTCTACTTTGCCAGAACCACGCACAAAGTGCAAAGGAAGTGTGTTTAGTGTTTAGACAAAGAATTATTCTTTTTAACCACTTGTCTTGATTTTAAAACCACTCTGGTCACATTTGCAGAAAGATTGGGAAAATGTTTCCCCAGGATATGTTGGTTCTTCCTTTGGAATATGCACGGTCTATACGAGTGGGATTTTGCTTAAAGGTTGAGAAGTCACTGCAAGCATGccagtgtgttttttttccccccccagcagTGGCATATTTATTTTCAGAACGAAAAATTGCATTAACAATGTCATTTTTAGAACTGTTTAGCTTGTGCTTATATCTGTTCATCTTCTCTCAATAATCATTAAAGTCCGAGTGGCAAATACACAGCAAGcaatagtttctttttttttgagataTATCATGTCAGTAATTCTGATTCATTTGAGGGGATGAATCAGTTAGaaatcacctttttttaaaaaaaacttgcgtAATAATGTCACAGATTTTGCAGTTTGATAGAGGAGAATATTCGTAGTTCAGTGTTgaaactgatgatgctacctaatttgggtaatgaatcgtctgcaagaaaacaaccaagaaagacaaaaaacttGGGTGTTGGAAAAGACTTGAGAATACTATATTATGGTTAGCGAGAAAAGCAAATGAATTATTGAACATACCAATTCATACTTTTCACTTAAGGCACTAATGAAGAGGTTCAAACTCTAACCTTTTTCTGGGATCCAAAGTGCTCCTTGAGCTTGtttgtttacttgcagacgtttcattaccaaaccaggtaatttcatcagtgcagcagtggtgggtttcaattttttttactaccggttctgtgggtgtggcttggtgggtgtgacatggcttggtgggcgtggcaggggaaggatactgtaaaatctccattccctccccaatccaggggaaggttattgcaaaatccacatttcctccccatcagctgggatttgggaggcagagaatagatgggggcggggccagtcagaatttttactaccggttctccaaactactcaaaatttctcttaccgattctccaaaactggtcagaatctgctgaaacccacctctgcagtgcagtgttattacctagtttggtaatgaaatatctgtaagaaaGCAAACAAGCTCAAGGAACCTAcaattcaactctgagctacaaaaattCTCTGCTGTCTAATATTTTTGATGCATTATATGAAGATGCAATTCCCATGGGAGGGTCATAatctgggaggaaggaaggaaagagaagaggacagcAAGGAGCAGGATGAATCACTTAATTACAATGTCAAGGAATGCACCACTGAATCCTAAAAGGCTAAGCTGAGGACAGATTATTATGGAGAAAGACTGCTAAAGTCACTAAAGAACAGTCGCTAAAAAACTAACATTGATTTGATGTCGCATAACCAAACTatctagagtcggaaacgactagcacatatgtgtgaggggaacctttacctttactttaaccaAACAATCACACATTCTCACAAGTATGAATACACAATCTTtcagaattataaaaaaaaaggttactttcacaccatgcccacagaaccggtagtaaaaaaatttggatttcaccactactcttgtattgttttggttgaagctgaagtattcattggctggtaggacattgtagcagatgattttatgtactatgcttaggtcagaccgaagtatggcgaagttctaagttgtctaagcccaa
Above is a window of Ahaetulla prasina isolate Xishuangbanna chromosome 4, ASM2864084v1, whole genome shotgun sequence DNA encoding:
- the LOC131197215 gene encoding gap junction delta-4 protein-like, with protein sequence MEYSNAFSFLIIALSYNETIIGKIWLAVVIFLRFMVIFLAAYPLYQDEQERFICNTLQPGCSNVCYDLFAPVSHFRFWLIQSVSVLLPYVIFGVYILHGVVRHIVKAASSPYSQYKEIKTFSGCKISKNFKSLAKKRKIGRRNEMAALDFSRAYIIHLIVRILLEAGFGTGHYYLFGFFVPKRFSCDRFPCTSFVDCYISRPTEKTIMMLFIWGIGGFSFLLSLVDLIFALRTNGVRNRRNKLLLQKFNAEEENSPDLQQDINPGNIQHGSMATPDGGVKCLLATEDCPFPSTMTLQQTIGSHLNSNHNKLCNESSNQDLLFNEAKQRENPSEQSRHEHQSYFVKEPLAFKSQEFKSHHSSHSFASYDKPSVHYSTLERKTSDTQSICDSSEYSKSKKSEWV